One part of the Solanum dulcamara chromosome 8, daSolDulc1.2, whole genome shotgun sequence genome encodes these proteins:
- the LOC129900911 gene encoding F-box/LRR-repeat protein 17-like: MQGRHPHPHAATPISEVILPKRGKKRGSYSCGRCGVPKKGHVCNFPKNLNPIDNPSPNPESLLLPSSLSVVRPQLPPPQSQRHVLPQLRRALSFDDIDVNDSPGSDDEGEFSDLYNESDLVGSGSGIGTLPVSCLWEVFKRLPPPALLSSARVCKGWLETSRRIWKSAVELRLRVPANAQIGLVGSVLKKCPGLVKLSLRMESDIDATMLACIAFSCPKLDSMEILTSNTSVNRLTGDELGRFVAEKRCLTNLKMEGCSNLGVFTLCSASLTTLSLSDLYCHAKMIFNCPNLKDVSLDFSRQENDTTDLTLMVDGLGRSCPRLQNIHIASIHLTHAVVLALTAANLRWLRMLSLVLGSEITDASVAAITSSYSSLELLDLSGSSISDSGIGMICNVYPETLSKLLLALCPNITSSGIQFAAAQLPNLELMDCGMTICDPDLDDPTAQENNDLQLQRTHNSKLHLIYQKLIIKHTCLKKLSLWGCSGLDALYLNCPELNDLNLNSCTNMNPERLLLQCPNLECVHALGCQNALVEILKNQVCTDFMTVEDDSHCKRLPDGSKRIKVPHLFSPQPIDKKRKRILKRHCTVLVN; the protein is encoded by the exons ATGCAGGGCCGGCATCCTCACCCTCACGCCGCCACTCCTATATCCGAAGTCATCCTCCCGAAGCGCGGCAAGAAGCGGGGTAGCTACAGTTGTGGCCGTTGCGGTGTACCGAAAAAAGGCCATGTTTGCAATTTCCCTAAGAACCTTAATCCAATTGATAATCCCAGTCCGAATCCGGAATCGTTACTCTTACCTTCTTCGCTATCCGTCGTTCGTCCTCAGCTCCCACCTCCCCAGTCGCAACGCCATGTACTCCCACAGCTCCGGCGAGCACTTTCATTTGATGACATTGATGTTAACGATTCACCTGGATCTGATGACGAAGGGGAGTTCTCGGATCTTTATAACGAATCGGATCTAGTTGGGTCCGGATCGGGGATAGGGACGTTGCCCGTGAGTTGTTTATGGGAAGTGTTTAAGAGATTGCCGCCTCCGGCATTGCTTTCGTCGGCGAGGGTTTGTAAGGGGTGGTTGGAAACTTCTAGAAGGATCTGGAAGTCTGCTGTGGAACTTAGACTTCGGGTTCCCGCAAATGCCCAGATTGGACTTGTCGGGTCGGTGTTAAAGAAGTGTCCAGGGCTTGTTAAGCTTTCTCTTAGAATGGAAAG TGACATTGATGCTACCATGCTGGCCTGCATTGCATTTTCCTGTCCTAAACTGGATTCGATGGAGATACTTACGTCTAATACGTCAGTCAATCGGCTCACTGG GGATGAGTTGGGTCGTTTTGTTGCTGAGAAAAGATGTCTTACTAATCTCAAGATGGAAGGCTGCTCTAATCTTGGGGTTTTTACTCTTTGTTCAGCCAGTCTAACAACTCTTTCTCTTTCAGATCTCTATTGTCATGCTAAGATG ATCTTTAACTGCCCCAACTTGAAGGATGTTTCCCTGGATTTTTCTCGCCAAGAAAATGATACCACCGATCTTACTCTCATGGTCGATGGTCTTGGAAGGAGCTGCCCAAGACTCCAGAACATTCATATTGCTTCCATTCACCTAACACATGCTGTTGTGCTTGCTTTAACAGCAGCAAATCTAAG GTGGTTACGGATGCTCTCTCTTGTACTGGGATCAGAAATAACTGATGCATCTGTTGCAGCTATCACTTCAAGCTACTCAAGCCTTGAGTTGCTTGATTTGAGTGG GTCCAGCATTAGTGATAGTGGCATTGGAATGATATGCAACGTATATCCTGAGACATTGTCTAAACTTCTCCTTGCTCTTTGTCCAAATATCACTTCAA GTGGCATTCAATTTGCTGCAGCTCAGTTGCCTAATCTCGAGCTCATGGACTGTGGCATGACCATATGTGATCCTGATTTAGACGATCCTACAGCTCAGGAAAATAATGACCTCCAGTTACAAAGAACTCATAATAGTAAACTGCACCTTATATATCAAAAACTGATTATTAAGCATACCTGCTTGAAGAAACTCAGCTTATGGGGTTGCTCTGGCTTAGAT GCGTTATATCTAAATTGCCCAGAACTTAACGATTTGAACCTGAACTCTTGTACAAACATGAATCCAG AGAGATTGTTACTCCAGTGCCCCAATCTGGAATGTGTTCATGCATTAGGTTGCCAGAACGCTTTGGTTGAAATCCTTAAGAATCAG GTCTGCACAGATTTTATGACCGTGGAAGATGATTCTCATTGCAAACGTCTTCCTGATGGCTCTAAAAGGATCAAGGTTCCACATTTATTCAGTCCACAG CCAATTGACAAGAAGAGAAAGAGGATTTTGAAGCGCCACTGTACTGTGCTTGTAAACTAG
- the LOC129900375 gene encoding photosystem II reaction center W protein, chloroplastic-like, with amino-acid sequence MATSITACTTTSSVARASPYVLGLPAMRKNMEKVKCSMERKEVRQESKLGMCGSLVAAATISISPSAMALVDERMSTEGTGLPFGLSNNLLGWILFGVFGLIWSLYIVYTSSLDEDEDSGMSL; translated from the exons ATGGCTACCAGCATCACCGCTTGTACCACAACCTCTTCAGTCGCCCGTGCATCTCCTTATGTTCTCG GGTTGCCAGCCATGAGGAAGAATATGGAAAAGGTGAAATGTTCAATGGAAAGAAAGGAAGTAAGGCAAGAGTCAAAATTAGGAATGTGTGGATCATTGGTGGCAGCAGCAACAATATCAATTAGCCCATCAGCAATGGCTTTAGTGGATGAGAGAATGAGCACAGAAGGAACAGGGCTTCCATTTGGGCTCAGCAATAATCTTCTTGGTTGGATCCTTTTTGGGGtctttggtttgatttggtctCTTTACATTGTTTACACTTCTAGTCTTGATGAGGATGAAGATTCTGGAATGTCACTTTGA
- the LOC129899688 gene encoding auxin-induced protein 22D-like, whose protein sequence is MEMAGTELRLGLPGTEPPSTSKISNKRLSSHMNNNDQPPPKAQVVGWPPIGCYRSYVKVSMDGAAYLRKIDLKIYKSYPHLLKALDNMFKCSIGVYSEREGYNGCDYVPTYEDKDGDWMLAGDVPWDMFINSCRRLRIMKGSEAKGLASL, encoded by the exons ATGGAAATGGCTGGAACAGAGCTAAGATTAGGTCTACCTGGAACAGAGCCGCCATCTACTAGTAAAATTAGCAACAAAAGACTTTCATCACATATGAATAACAATGATCAACCACCACCAAA AGCACAAGTTGTTGGGTGGCCACCTATTGGATGTTATCGGAGCTACGTTAAAGTGAGCATGGATGGAGCTGcttatttaaggaaaattgaTCTTAAGATTTACAAAAGTTATCCACATCTACTTAAGGCTTTAGACAACATGTTCAAGTGTTCCATTG gTGTATACTCAGAAAGAGAAGGGTACAATGGATGTGATTATGTACCAACTTATGAAGATAAAGATGGGGATTGGATGCTTGCTGGTGATGTACCTTGGGATATGTTCATTAATTCTTGCAGAAGACTAAGAATCATGAAAGGATCTGAAGCCAAAGGTTTAGCAAGTCTATAG